In a genomic window of Sulfuriferula nivalis:
- a CDS encoding sigma-54-dependent transcriptional regulator: MISQRVLVVDDEPKMQRVLEIMLQRMGYEVSCASDGKAALQIMKSAPADLIISDLRMPGMSGTELLKTLRDEDNEVPVIIMTAYGTIETAVEAMKLGACEYIVRPFDVEALELVIARILTEGRIRQQNTFLRQEVEKGWGEFVGSSEPMQQVYNHIRQVAPSKTTVLITGETGTGKELVARAIHRTSPRHSALFVPINCAAIPADILESELFGYVRGAFTGAIKDRVGKFELADGGTLFLDELTEMPMPLQAKLLRVLQENIIERLGSNRSIPIDVRIIAATNRNPRQAISDGKLREDLYYRVNVFNIDLPALRERKEDIPALAASHLANQNKSYSISKAAMDSLQNYPWPGNVRELQNIIERAAVLAHGGIIEIQDFPQELNNLKTTLDISEQYADSPTLELNPAIERLEATMIRAALEQTGNNKSKAARLLDISERALWYKIKKLE; encoded by the coding sequence ATGATCAGTCAGCGAGTTCTGGTAGTTGATGATGAGCCTAAAATGCAGCGCGTACTTGAAATCATGCTACAACGTATGGGCTATGAAGTTTCCTGCGCCAGCGATGGCAAAGCAGCTTTGCAAATTATGAAATCAGCTCCTGCTGACCTAATTATTAGCGATCTACGCATGCCGGGCATGAGCGGAACTGAACTGTTAAAAACCTTACGTGATGAAGATAACGAAGTACCAGTGATCATCATGACCGCTTATGGCACCATAGAAACTGCAGTTGAAGCCATGAAACTTGGGGCCTGCGAATATATTGTACGACCCTTCGATGTTGAGGCACTGGAACTTGTCATAGCCCGCATACTAACTGAAGGTCGCATCCGTCAACAGAACACTTTCTTACGCCAGGAAGTGGAAAAAGGATGGGGAGAGTTTGTTGGTAGCAGCGAGCCTATGCAACAAGTTTACAACCACATTCGTCAAGTAGCGCCAAGCAAGACAACCGTACTCATTACTGGAGAAACTGGAACTGGAAAAGAACTGGTAGCACGTGCTATTCATCGAACATCCCCACGCCATTCGGCATTATTTGTACCCATTAATTGCGCAGCTATCCCAGCCGACATTTTAGAAAGTGAATTATTCGGTTATGTCAGGGGCGCCTTTACTGGTGCGATTAAAGATCGTGTTGGCAAATTTGAGTTAGCTGACGGTGGCACACTATTCCTTGACGAGCTAACCGAAATGCCAATGCCGCTACAGGCAAAACTGCTACGTGTACTTCAGGAAAATATTATCGAACGATTAGGTAGTAATCGCAGCATTCCAATTGATGTTCGCATCATTGCAGCCACGAATCGCAATCCACGACAAGCAATCAGCGATGGGAAGTTACGAGAAGATTTATATTACCGCGTGAATGTATTCAACATTGACTTACCTGCTTTGCGTGAACGAAAGGAGGACATTCCAGCACTTGCAGCCAGCCATCTCGCAAATCAGAACAAATCCTACAGCATATCAAAAGCAGCCATGGACAGTTTACAAAACTATCCTTGGCCAGGCAACGTACGTGAATTGCAGAATATTATAGAGCGCGCTGCTGTACTGGCTCACGGCGGCATAATTGAGATACAGGATTTCCCGCAAGAGTTGAATAATCTCAAAACAACATTAGATATTTCTGAGCAATACGCTGATTCACCCACCTTGGAATTAAATCCTGCAATAGAACGACTTGAAGCAACTATGATACGAGCAGCACTTGAGCAAACAGGTAACAACAAAAGCAAAGCAGCCAGATTACTTGATATCAGCGAACGGGCATTGTGGTACAAGATTAAAAAACTTGAATGA
- a CDS encoding PAS domain-containing sensor histidine kinase, whose translation MPEHSHLILTTVTIRKTLLVAFLLVSLLPSILLTFLAFQVAGEAMRNEIKQSLQIQAATVSQDIDKMLFERLQNAQTWRQLEVTQDIRVNDIDKRLSNFLSGLKTGYHDMYQELLCTDSFGTVVASSNPASIGTKKYQTKSAFLNRNGSGASPIQLEPLQISRSNGTTILPIAATVPSTFDQGQLGEMYLMFNWTQIYHILDQAAQSGHALILLDKDGRIIAASAELRNNGALLKKTPASWSSGGQSGIGTHDGSLLHYKEVMVGYDHSPGFQQFPGFNWTTLVIENSQHAFIPVRQIAIVFILLLVLTSAFAIGFSMLVAGRIARPITALTAFTRHFMRDKKLPEAPHLAEGEVGELTKAFVQTVTELEQSQANLVRASKLAVLGELAAVMAHEIRTPIGILRSSAQMLSREPGLSSEAQELTGFIESETERLNRLVSTLLDSARTRPPKLQPVDLQPVIHHSVDLLASQALKKSIDISLHLETKSTVVMADAEQITQVLLNLILNALQILPDHGQVTITSHETSKKLVIEISDNGPGIPQDALTRVFDPFFTKREGGVGLGLAVVQQIIIAHGGEIHAGNRTTGGAIFTITLPMEENT comes from the coding sequence ATGCCTGAGCATTCACATCTAATACTTACTACCGTGACTATACGCAAAACACTCTTGGTCGCATTCCTGCTAGTCAGCTTATTGCCTTCAATACTGCTCACGTTCCTGGCGTTTCAGGTTGCAGGAGAAGCCATGCGCAATGAAATTAAACAGAGTTTGCAAATTCAGGCAGCGACCGTATCTCAAGACATCGACAAAATGTTATTTGAACGTTTGCAGAATGCGCAAACCTGGCGTCAACTTGAGGTCACACAAGACATAAGAGTCAACGATATTGACAAACGGCTGTCCAATTTCTTGTCAGGACTAAAAACTGGCTATCATGATATGTATCAAGAATTGCTTTGTACCGACAGTTTTGGAACTGTTGTTGCCAGCAGCAATCCAGCCAGCATAGGTACAAAAAAATACCAGACTAAAAGCGCTTTTTTAAATCGAAATGGGAGTGGCGCATCTCCAATCCAGTTAGAACCCTTGCAAATTAGCAGAAGCAATGGGACTACTATTTTACCCATTGCTGCCACAGTACCTTCAACATTTGATCAAGGGCAGCTTGGTGAGATGTATTTGATGTTCAACTGGACCCAGATTTATCATATTCTGGATCAAGCCGCCCAAAGTGGGCATGCACTGATATTACTGGATAAGGATGGACGTATCATTGCCGCATCCGCTGAACTGCGTAACAACGGCGCATTATTGAAGAAAACCCCAGCTTCGTGGTCGTCAGGTGGACAGAGCGGCATTGGCACTCACGATGGCTCATTATTACACTATAAGGAAGTGATGGTCGGGTATGACCACTCTCCTGGATTTCAACAATTCCCTGGCTTTAATTGGACTACACTGGTCATAGAAAATAGTCAGCATGCATTTATCCCTGTACGCCAAATAGCCATAGTATTCATCCTGCTGCTGGTACTCACCAGTGCTTTCGCAATTGGATTTTCAATGCTGGTTGCTGGTCGTATCGCCCGCCCCATTACCGCACTCACGGCATTTACCCGCCATTTTATGCGCGATAAGAAATTGCCTGAAGCGCCTCATCTGGCAGAAGGTGAAGTTGGTGAGCTTACTAAAGCTTTTGTCCAAACGGTGACTGAGCTGGAACAATCTCAGGCAAACTTGGTTCGCGCTTCAAAACTTGCAGTGCTAGGTGAGCTTGCCGCTGTGATGGCGCATGAAATTCGCACACCAATTGGCATTTTGCGATCATCAGCGCAGATGCTGTCGCGTGAGCCTGGTTTGAGTAGTGAAGCTCAGGAGTTAACTGGATTTATTGAAAGTGAAACTGAGCGGCTTAATCGATTGGTTTCAACGTTACTCGATAGCGCTCGTACTCGCCCACCAAAATTGCAACCCGTTGATTTACAACCCGTCATCCATCACAGTGTCGATTTGCTTGCGTCGCAGGCGCTCAAAAAAAGCATTGATATCAGTTTGCATCTTGAGACTAAAAGTACAGTCGTCATGGCTGACGCCGAACAAATAACACAAGTGTTGCTTAATTTGATACTGAACGCGCTACAAATATTACCTGATCATGGGCAGGTGACCATTACATCCCATGAAACATCAAAAAAGTTAGTAATTGAAATTTCTGATAATGGGCCGGGAATTCCACAAGATGCACTTACCAGGGTTTTTGACCCATTTTTTACTAAACGCGAAGGTGGTGTGGGACTAGGATTAGCTGTGGTACAGCAAATCATCATTGCGCATGGTGGCGAAATTCATGCTGGAAACCGTACTACAGGCGGTGCAATATTTACCATTACTTTACCTATGGAAGAAAACACATGA
- a CDS encoding thermostable hemolysin — protein sequence MNTIPAQANDSSETAFACDQETLAFNHRLTSIFDLLEQSVHGREEIECFIKQCFAKAYGTEVNHFMPRLLSLRSKRGDLIAAFGLRPALNSRLFLESYFEQSIEDILRLKLGVAVQRKDIIEVGNLSVLYPGAARWLIVALTARLFNEGYKWVVFTGTSALRNGFKRLGLSPVELGAARLTHLPLLDRASWGSYYDHAPMVMAGNIADGFNSLLKQRDLAALLRAGMGGVDSHE from the coding sequence ATGAACACCATACCAGCACAAGCGAATGATAGTTCTGAAACTGCTTTTGCTTGCGATCAGGAAACATTAGCTTTTAACCATCGTCTGACATCCATATTCGATTTGCTGGAACAGTCTGTCCATGGTCGTGAAGAGATTGAGTGTTTTATCAAACAATGTTTTGCTAAAGCATATGGTACAGAGGTCAATCATTTCATGCCGCGCTTACTTAGTCTACGTAGCAAGCGAGGTGACTTAATTGCTGCGTTTGGGTTGCGCCCTGCTTTAAATTCACGACTGTTTCTGGAATCTTATTTTGAACAATCAATTGAAGACATTCTGCGATTAAAACTTGGTGTAGCCGTACAACGCAAGGACATTATTGAGGTAGGTAATCTGTCCGTGCTTTATCCTGGCGCAGCACGCTGGTTAATCGTAGCACTAACAGCAAGGTTGTTTAATGAAGGTTACAAGTGGGTTGTTTTTACTGGCACTTCAGCATTACGTAACGGTTTCAAGCGGTTAGGTTTAAGCCCAGTTGAACTTGGCGCAGCTAGGTTAACTCATTTGCCATTATTGGACAGAGCGAGTTGGGGTAGTTATTACGACCATGCTCCAATGGTAATGGCAGGCAATATCGCTGATGGATTCAATTCTTTATTAAAGCAGCGTGATCTTGCTGCGCTCTTGCGTGCAGGCATGGGAGGGGTTGACTCGCATGAGTAA
- a CDS encoding AMP-binding protein, whose translation MSKMLTRLRQAASDYPERIAFEGSDASLSYGALYQVITELTYDLSAQRIRALGLLANNGLPWALVDVSAMIAGIPIVPLPLFFSSQQILHAINDAGLNAILTDQPMQLESLLQDANIQFHKAGDLGGLHLIRLQGVIPQNLPHGTAKISYTSGTTGEPKGVCLSLAQIETVATSLMEASQAQFSDRHLCLTPLSTLLENIGGIYTPLLAGACSCLLPLQQVGLIGAVGLDVARMLKALHTYRASSTIFAPQMLQALVVAGEDGASMPANLRFIAVGGAPVSLELLQRARQINLPVFEGYGLSECGSVVSLNTPDAYCVGSVGRPLPHVAISFSDIGEVLVSGSNFLGYLGRESPSQHWPTGDIGYLDTEGFLHITGRRKSLFITSFGRNVAPEWIERELTMHPAIAQVAVYGEAKPFSVAVIVARLGYSKEQVDMAVQATNKVLPDYARIKSWVLAAIPFMPVNQQLTTNGRLKRDAILMVYSDALERLYQEEVNVIF comes from the coding sequence ATGAGTAAAATGCTGACACGGTTACGTCAGGCCGCCTCCGATTATCCTGAGCGCATTGCATTTGAGGGCAGTGACGCATCTTTGTCTTATGGTGCTCTGTATCAGGTTATCACCGAACTTACTTATGATCTGAGCGCTCAGCGAATTCGCGCTCTGGGACTGTTGGCTAATAATGGTTTGCCTTGGGCGTTAGTCGATGTATCCGCCATGATAGCGGGCATTCCAATAGTGCCATTGCCATTATTCTTCTCATCACAACAAATCTTGCATGCGATCAATGATGCTGGTTTGAATGCCATCTTAACAGATCAACCTATGCAGCTTGAATCACTGTTGCAAGATGCAAATATTCAATTTCATAAAGCGGGTGACTTAGGTGGACTACATCTGATCAGACTGCAAGGTGTGATTCCTCAGAATCTCCCGCACGGAACGGCAAAAATTTCTTACACCTCTGGTACAACAGGCGAACCTAAGGGGGTTTGTCTAAGCCTTGCGCAAATCGAAACAGTAGCTACTTCACTGATGGAAGCCAGTCAGGCGCAATTCTCGGATCGGCATCTTTGTTTAACGCCACTATCTACCTTACTAGAAAATATAGGTGGTATTTATACCCCCTTATTAGCTGGGGCTTGTTCTTGTTTGCTTCCGTTGCAACAGGTTGGATTGATCGGGGCGGTTGGTCTCGATGTGGCGCGCATGTTAAAAGCGTTGCATACATATAGGGCTAGCAGCACCATTTTTGCGCCGCAAATGTTACAAGCTCTTGTTGTGGCTGGAGAAGATGGCGCATCTATGCCTGCCAACTTGCGATTTATTGCAGTTGGCGGCGCGCCTGTGTCTCTAGAACTTTTGCAACGTGCGCGTCAAATAAATCTTCCTGTGTTTGAGGGTTATGGACTATCCGAATGCGGTTCGGTCGTATCGCTTAATACGCCTGATGCATATTGTGTTGGCAGTGTTGGACGCCCTCTGCCACACGTTGCCATCAGCTTCTCGGATATTGGCGAAGTTTTGGTAAGTGGTTCGAATTTTCTCGGCTATCTGGGACGTGAATCCCCATCTCAACATTGGCCAACTGGTGATATCGGATATTTAGATACTGAAGGTTTTTTGCATATTACCGGACGTCGTAAAAGCCTGTTTATTACCTCGTTTGGTCGTAATGTTGCGCCGGAATGGATAGAACGTGAATTGACTATGCACCCCGCTATCGCGCAAGTCGCTGTTTATGGGGAAGCTAAACCATTTTCTGTGGCTGTCATTGTGGCTCGACTGGGATACTCAAAGGAGCAAGTTGACATGGCTGTTCAAGCAACTAACAAAGTGTTACCGGACTATGCTCGTATCAAATCATGGGTGCTTGCAGCCATACCCTTTATGCCAGTTAACCAACAGTTAACTACCAATGGTCGATTAAAACGAGATGCCATATTGATGGTTTATAGCGACGCACTCGAACGTCTTTATCAGGAGGAAGTAAATGTCATTTTTTGA
- a CDS encoding TenA family transcriptional regulator, with translation MSFFEQLQQLTHAEQLELQSIPVIQNAMTGQVTLNQYVAFLTQAYHHVKHTVPLLMACGSRLSDEKEWLREAIAHYIEEEIGHQEWILNDITACGADADAVRYGQPGFAAELMVAYAYDTIARVNPVGFLGMVYVLESTSVQLATHAASSLHGSLNLPKNAFSYLDSHGTLDLAHVDFFRDLVNRLDLFEDKACLVHCAKSVFSLYGDIFRTLESV, from the coding sequence ATGTCATTTTTTGAACAATTGCAACAACTAACACATGCTGAACAGCTTGAACTGCAATCTATTCCTGTTATTCAGAACGCAATGACAGGGCAGGTTACGTTGAACCAATATGTTGCTTTTCTTACCCAGGCTTATCATCACGTCAAACATACGGTGCCGCTATTAATGGCTTGTGGTTCGCGCCTGTCTGATGAAAAGGAATGGTTACGTGAAGCTATTGCTCATTACATAGAGGAGGAAATTGGGCATCAGGAATGGATACTAAACGACATCACGGCTTGTGGTGCGGATGCTGACGCAGTGCGTTATGGTCAACCAGGTTTTGCTGCCGAGTTAATGGTTGCCTATGCCTACGACACCATCGCGCGGGTTAATCCAGTGGGCTTTTTGGGGATGGTGTATGTCTTGGAGAGCACCAGCGTCCAGTTAGCAACGCATGCTGCCAGTTCATTACATGGATCGCTTAATTTGCCCAAGAATGCGTTTAGCTATCTTGATAGCCATGGAACGCTCGATCTGGCACATGTGGACTTTTTCAGAGACTTGGTTAATCGATTGGATTTGTTTGAGGACAAAGCGTGTTTGGTACATTGCGCCAAATCTGTGTTCAGTCTGTATGGCGACATTTTTCGTACGCTGGAGTCAGTGTAA
- a CDS encoding SDR family oxidoreductase gives MNIVDQRILITGATGGIGSELAMNLGVKGAKLILVGTDVNKLNDLKKAVLVQGGKAQIYACDFSIPNAPEKLADQVINQAGGIDILINCAGVTHFGLFDKQTAESLEMLWRINVVSPMQLTRLLLPTMVSARHGQIVNIGSIFGSIGFAYFATYSASKFAIRGFSEALRRELEGSGVGVTYVAPRYTKTPLNNSVISKMAVAVGMNTDEPFVVAQHVVRAIEKDSDDYYIGWPESLFVRINAIFPRLIDNALRKQNTKTREFTL, from the coding sequence ATGAATATTGTTGATCAACGTATTTTGATTACGGGTGCGACAGGCGGTATTGGTAGTGAACTGGCTATGAATCTGGGCGTTAAAGGTGCCAAACTGATCTTGGTTGGTACGGATGTGAATAAACTCAATGATTTAAAGAAAGCCGTATTGGTACAAGGAGGTAAAGCACAAATATATGCTTGTGATTTCTCTATTCCTAATGCGCCCGAGAAGCTGGCCGACCAGGTGATTAATCAGGCAGGTGGTATTGATATATTGATCAATTGTGCCGGGGTGACGCATTTTGGACTATTTGATAAACAAACAGCAGAAAGTCTGGAAATGCTGTGGCGTATCAACGTGGTTTCTCCTATGCAGCTTACGCGTTTGCTGTTGCCTACTATGGTTTCAGCTCGTCATGGCCAGATTGTTAATATTGGCTCGATCTTCGGCAGTATAGGATTCGCCTATTTTGCTACTTACTCTGCAAGCAAGTTTGCTATACGGGGCTTTTCAGAAGCGCTCAGACGGGAACTAGAAGGGTCTGGTGTCGGTGTTACTTATGTTGCTCCTCGCTATACAAAGACACCTCTTAATAACAGCGTGATTAGCAAAATGGCAGTCGCAGTCGGTATGAATACCGATGAGCCATTTGTCGTGGCTCAACATGTGGTGCGTGCCATCGAAAAAGATAGTGATGATTATTATATTGGTTGGCCAGAAAGTCTATTCGTGCGCATCAACGCCATCTTTCCTCGGTTAATAGATAACGCACTACGTAAACAGAATACAAAAACTCGTGAATTTACTCTTTAA
- a CDS encoding tetratricopeptide repeat protein: MNLLFNNGFNKEMMMHKSFKRYLPSALTAIALLSTVLLGNNIAFADSLGDSIAELQHGWAKAYYLTPEPQKISAFENLATKSHQIEIANPGRAEPLVWEAIVLSSYAKFEGGLGALNKVKAARDLLVRAEKIQPDVLGGSIYTSLGSLYYKVPHWPISFGDKDKAREYLVKAIKINPNGIDANYFYGDFLLEQGDYTQAKIYLEKAMSASPRPGREDADQGRRIEVSQLLEKLKLHS, from the coding sequence GTGAATTTACTCTTTAACAATGGCTTTAATAAGGAAATGATGATGCATAAATCGTTTAAACGTTATCTTCCAAGTGCTTTGACTGCGATTGCTCTCTTAAGCACTGTGCTGCTTGGAAACAACATCGCGTTTGCCGACAGTCTTGGCGATAGTATTGCCGAACTTCAGCATGGGTGGGCTAAGGCTTATTACCTGACGCCTGAACCACAAAAAATTTCTGCTTTTGAAAATCTTGCCACCAAATCACATCAGATCGAAATAGCAAATCCTGGTCGAGCTGAACCATTAGTTTGGGAGGCTATTGTGCTTAGTAGCTATGCGAAATTTGAAGGCGGTTTAGGTGCGCTGAATAAAGTAAAAGCGGCGCGTGATTTGCTGGTTCGTGCTGAAAAAATCCAACCAGATGTGCTTGGTGGCTCAATTTATACATCTCTCGGCAGCCTCTATTATAAAGTTCCTCATTGGCCTATTAGTTTTGGGGATAAGGACAAGGCACGTGAATACTTAGTAAAAGCTATAAAAATCAATCCAAATGGTATTGATGCCAACTATTTTTACGGCGATTTTCTATTAGAACAAGGTGATTATACTCAAGCCAAAATCTATCTTGAAAAGGCGATGTCTGCATCACCCAGACCAGGTCGCGAAGATGCAGATCAAGGACGTCGTATCGAAGTCAGCCAGTTGCTCGAAAAATTAAAGTTGCATAGCTGA
- a CDS encoding porin family protein produces the protein MIKINKITFSNFNKGIAIPLILIGVTTTAFAADDGFYAGLSLGNGKPNITSTTSLSKNSSFIYGGIVGYQFNKNFATEGQYTGVGQVTDTAGNTAKADAFSVSAVGILPLNESFNLYGKLGIASAKTTTSAGYSAFGTSRTALTYGVGVQYNATTNIGVRLGWDRYGIATASATGVKSNFNSDVLNVSAIYTF, from the coding sequence ATGATTAAAATCAATAAAATCACCTTTTCCAATTTCAACAAAGGCATTGCGATTCCTTTAATATTGATTGGAGTAACAACTACCGCATTTGCTGCAGATGACGGTTTTTACGCAGGCTTAAGTTTGGGAAATGGCAAACCGAATATTACCTCTACGACTAGCTTGAGCAAAAACTCCTCGTTTATTTATGGTGGTATTGTTGGTTACCAGTTTAATAAAAACTTTGCTACTGAAGGGCAATATACGGGTGTTGGCCAAGTGACTGATACCGCTGGAAATACGGCTAAAGCCGATGCATTCAGCGTATCGGCTGTGGGTATACTTCCACTGAACGAAAGTTTTAATCTGTATGGAAAGCTAGGAATTGCAAGCGCTAAGACAACCACGTCAGCAGGGTATTCTGCTTTTGGTACTAGCCGTACAGCGCTAACTTACGGTGTCGGTGTGCAATACAATGCCACTACTAATATTGGTGTGCGTCTGGGATGGGATCGTTATGGTATTGCCACTGCCAGTGCGACAGGGGTCAAAAGCAATTTTAATTCCGATGTGCTGAATGTGAGTGCAATATATACGTTCTAA
- a CDS encoding high-potential iron-sulfur protein, which yields MKKIANQSVSRRLFLKGATLVAGISVIPTLIVSGNATAAKMAKVMMQYQDMPKNGSQCDTCVQFIPGAKPQCKIVEGDVSPKGWCLAYAKA from the coding sequence ATGAAAAAGATTGCAAATCAATCGGTATCACGTCGCTTATTTTTAAAGGGGGCGACATTAGTAGCGGGTATTTCTGTTATTCCGACTTTAATTGTTAGCGGCAATGCAACTGCTGCAAAGATGGCTAAAGTTATGATGCAGTATCAGGATATGCCTAAGAACGGCAGTCAATGTGACACTTGCGTGCAATTCATCCCTGGCGCTAAACCTCAATGTAAAATTGTCGAAGGGGACGTAAGTCCTAAAGGCTGGTGTTTAGCCTATGCTAAGGCTTAA
- a CDS encoding cytochrome C yields MKANWAGGVFLKQMGVRLANAGYAFRRLQSGRFITYLITIMTGLISIDAHAVPAFARQTGQNCLACHAGGQFPELTPYGRMFKLTAYSIGERTVPLAMMAVMGSTNVKGPAATGPGHTATDGTLTFNTGSLFVAGKITDKSGVFAQLTYDNYGGDTGASGHVASDNADFRYADRLISNGSDLIYGFTLNNNPGVQDVWGSTPAWGYGVVPISTGTGVATNPIFHGALGSQVVGAGAYLYWNKMVYAEVSAYRTGDGVFSFLTQGNGGQTVIKGENPYLRLALTREWGAHNVMLGYSYFDVRQYPDPTLPATDHYRDNTIDLQYQYLLDPHTFTATLTRTNETVDYGAPGSLQDTVNAFRAKASYTYKAQYGTSLSYFNVSNSSNNAASLSGNMFASQTGTEGWTPEIYWMPVQNIRTGVQYTMFSKVDGVSTGAVDTYNGKASGANQVVFYIWGAY; encoded by the coding sequence ATGAAAGCGAATTGGGCAGGTGGGGTGTTTTTGAAGCAGATGGGAGTCAGGCTGGCAAATGCTGGCTATGCATTCAGGCGATTACAGTCAGGTCGTTTTATAACATACCTGATTACGATCATGACGGGGCTCATTTCAATTGATGCTCATGCGGTACCTGCGTTTGCTCGGCAGACGGGGCAGAACTGTCTGGCCTGTCACGCTGGCGGACAGTTTCCTGAATTGACGCCCTATGGTCGGATGTTTAAATTAACTGCTTATTCTATCGGTGAGCGCACGGTACCACTGGCTATGATGGCTGTGATGGGCTCAACTAACGTCAAGGGGCCAGCTGCAACGGGGCCAGGTCATACAGCAACTGATGGCACGCTGACGTTCAATACGGGTAGTTTATTTGTGGCGGGTAAAATCACAGATAAATCAGGTGTGTTTGCACAGCTGACTTACGATAACTATGGTGGTGATACTGGTGCTTCCGGGCATGTGGCTTCGGATAATGCTGATTTCCGCTATGCGGATCGCCTCATCAGCAATGGTTCAGATTTGATCTATGGCTTTACCCTAAATAACAATCCTGGTGTTCAGGATGTGTGGGGTAGTACGCCAGCATGGGGTTATGGGGTAGTGCCTATCAGTACCGGTACTGGTGTCGCTACTAATCCTATTTTTCATGGTGCCCTAGGCTCACAAGTAGTAGGCGCGGGTGCATATCTTTACTGGAATAAAATGGTTTACGCAGAAGTCAGTGCTTATCGTACTGGGGATGGCGTATTTTCATTCTTGACCCAGGGCAATGGTGGGCAAACGGTGATCAAGGGTGAAAATCCTTATTTACGTCTGGCATTAACCCGCGAGTGGGGTGCACATAATGTCATGCTGGGCTATTCCTATTTTGATGTTCGGCAATATCCAGATCCTACACTGCCAGCAACTGACCATTATCGTGACAACACCATAGACTTGCAGTATCAATACTTGCTGGATCCGCATACGTTTACCGCGACACTGACGCGTACCAATGAAACAGTAGATTATGGTGCGCCTGGGTCGTTGCAGGACACAGTCAATGCTTTCCGAGCTAAAGCTTCTTACACCTATAAAGCGCAGTATGGTACTTCATTGTCATACTTTAACGTCAGCAACAGTTCTAACAACGCAGCGAGTCTTTCCGGAAATATGTTCGCTAGTCAAACGGGAACTGAGGGATGGACACCAGAAATATACTGGATGCCAGTACAGAATATCCGTACTGGAGTGCAGTACACCATGTTTAGCAAAGTTGATGGTGTGTCCACAGGTGCCGTAGATACGTACAACGGTAAGGCCAGCGGTGCTAATCAAGTAGTGTTCTACATCTGGGGAGCATACTGA
- a CDS encoding c-type cytochrome, giving the protein MKKIAIGLVLASMTMVAGCTTTESSRNLNDPSVSGKDLAQQVCSTCHGVDGNSTNPTFPKLASQQSEYIISQLKVFRSHDRSDPAGSQYMWGIARHLTDAQITELATYFNQQKMIPDQVEHANADLVAKGKLIFNNGVPAQNTPACASCHGANGEGNSSFPRIAGQHADYIEKQLGVFKDTDGRPDGAVMKVITYDITPSEVRAVAAYLSVSS; this is encoded by the coding sequence ATGAAGAAGATTGCGATTGGTTTGGTGCTGGCATCAATGACTATGGTTGCCGGTTGTACTACAACAGAAAGCTCACGTAATCTGAATGATCCCAGTGTGTCTGGCAAAGATCTGGCGCAACAGGTTTGCTCAACTTGTCACGGTGTGGACGGGAATTCTACAAATCCGACTTTTCCTAAATTAGCGTCACAGCAGAGTGAATATATCATCTCTCAGTTAAAGGTATTCAGGAGCCATGACCGCTCTGATCCGGCTGGCTCTCAATATATGTGGGGAATAGCCAGACATTTGACTGATGCGCAAATCACTGAGCTGGCGACTTACTTTAACCAGCAGAAAATGATTCCTGATCAAGTGGAACATGCAAATGCTGATTTGGTGGCAAAAGGTAAACTTATTTTTAATAATGGGGTGCCTGCACAAAATACACCAGCCTGTGCATCTTGTCATGGTGCGAATGGTGAAGGGAATAGTTCATTTCCCCGTATTGCTGGGCAACATGCAGACTATATTGAGAAACAGTTAGGTGTGTTTAAGGACACTGACGGGCGTCCTGACGGTGCGGTGATGAAGGTGATTACTTATGACATTACTCCAAGTGAAGTCAGAGCTGTCGCTGCTTATCTTTCTGTTTCGTCTTAA